From Cellulosimicrobium sp. ES-005, one genomic window encodes:
- a CDS encoding NUDIX domain-containing protein, which yields MGVPSPALRSGLPLVDALGPTHVSHAPVIESAGALVWRVRDDDLQVRLVHRPRYDDWSWPKGKLDPGETFQAAAAREVAEETGKPVVLGVPLPGLQYLTPEGRVKRVHYWAARRASRKADAGALAARAPVPPVSPQEIDRAAWLSADDAAQRLTRQADRAPLEALVREREEGRLATHVVVIARHGKAVARSAWHGDEQDRPLTPAGHAQAVALVPVLAAYGVETVVTSRWDRCAQTIAPYAGASGLETVSIDHLTEAQHERSPARVARTVRELLEAERSSVLCTHRPVLPTVLDVLGQHSRRPVANALPTHDPFLEPGEMIVAHVARTPKGPRVVAAEKVAPPLH from the coding sequence ATGGGTGTGCCCTCCCCCGCCCTGCGCAGCGGTCTGCCCCTCGTGGACGCCCTCGGCCCGACGCACGTCTCGCACGCCCCGGTCATCGAGTCCGCCGGGGCCCTCGTGTGGCGCGTGCGCGACGACGACCTGCAGGTCCGCCTCGTCCACCGGCCCCGGTACGACGACTGGTCGTGGCCCAAGGGCAAGCTCGACCCCGGCGAGACGTTCCAGGCCGCCGCGGCGCGCGAGGTCGCCGAGGAGACCGGCAAGCCGGTCGTGCTGGGCGTCCCCCTGCCGGGCCTGCAGTACCTCACTCCCGAGGGCCGCGTGAAGCGCGTGCACTACTGGGCGGCGCGCCGGGCGTCGCGGAAGGCGGACGCCGGTGCGCTCGCCGCGCGCGCGCCCGTCCCGCCGGTGTCGCCGCAGGAGATCGACCGTGCGGCCTGGCTCTCGGCCGACGACGCCGCGCAGCGCCTCACGCGCCAGGCCGACCGCGCCCCGCTCGAGGCGCTCGTGCGCGAGCGCGAGGAGGGCCGGCTGGCGACGCACGTCGTCGTCATCGCGCGGCACGGCAAGGCCGTCGCACGCTCGGCGTGGCACGGCGACGAGCAGGACCGGCCGCTCACGCCGGCGGGGCACGCCCAGGCCGTCGCCCTGGTGCCGGTGCTCGCGGCGTACGGCGTCGAGACCGTCGTGACGAGCCGCTGGGACCGGTGCGCCCAGACGATCGCGCCCTACGCCGGCGCGTCGGGGCTGGAGACCGTGAGCATCGACCACCTCACGGAGGCGCAGCACGAGCGCTCCCCCGCGCGCGTCGCGCGGACCGTCCGCGAGCTCCTCGAGGCCGAGCGGTCGTCGGTGCTGTGCACGCACCGGCCCGTGCTGCCCACGGTGCTCGACGTGCTCGGCCAGCACTCGCGCCGACCCGTCGCGAACGCCCTGCCGACGCACGACCCGTTCCTCGAGCCGGGCGAGATGATCGTCGCCCACGTGGCCCGCACCCCCAAGGGCCCGCGCGTCGTCGCGGCGGAGAAGGTCGCCCCGCCGCTGCACTGA
- a CDS encoding RNA degradosome polyphosphate kinase has product MTDTSTQRTLDPDLAAHIAEHIAEEPEIEPVGTELDLGPLPDDRFADRELSWLAFNQRVLELAEDPSQPLLERVRFLAIFASNLDEFFMVRVAGLKRRMATGIAVTAASGLSPRQVLDAISERAHDLMARHARVFADEVQPALAAEGITLVHWDELETREQERLHKFFRKQIFPVLTPLAVDPAHPFPYISGLSLNLAVVVANPTTGKEHFARVKVPPLLPRFIAVDARGRPSAPTSQTAAPDRGPTSFVPIEEVIAQHLDHLFPGMEVREHHLFRVTRNEDVEVEEDDAENLLQAMEKELLRRRFGPPVRLELTPGISPRIRALLVRELGVVEEEVYEIPEPLDLTGLNLIADLDRADLHFPPFVPTTHRLLAEVESASPTDVFAAIRERDVLLHHPYDSFSTSVQTFLEQAAADPAVLAIKQTLYRTSGDSPIVDALIDAAEAGKQVLALVEIKARFDEQANISWARKLEQAGVHVVYGIVGLKTHCKLSLVVRQESDGLRRYCHVGTGNYHPKTARLYTDHGLLTCDPDVGQDLTRLFNQLSGYAPQSRFHRLLVAPRTVRSGLVERIDREATAAREGHEAWVKIKVNSVVDETTLDALYRASQAGVKVDLVVRGICAVRPGVPGLSENIRVRSILGRFLEHSRIYAFANSAGPAIGEGPDSGPEVFIGSADLMHRNLDRRVEALVRITDPDQVIELLDLLDASMSERTASWHLDADGTWHRPESGPDGTPLVDLQASLVQRQRRRLVGRR; this is encoded by the coding sequence ATGACCGACACGTCCACGCAGCGCACGCTCGACCCGGACCTGGCCGCGCACATCGCCGAGCACATCGCGGAGGAGCCGGAGATCGAGCCGGTCGGCACGGAGCTCGACCTCGGTCCGCTGCCCGACGACCGGTTCGCCGACCGCGAGCTGAGCTGGCTCGCGTTCAACCAGCGCGTGCTGGAGCTCGCGGAGGACCCGAGCCAGCCGCTCCTGGAGCGCGTGCGGTTCCTGGCGATCTTCGCGTCGAACCTGGACGAGTTCTTCATGGTCCGCGTGGCGGGCCTCAAGCGCCGCATGGCGACGGGCATCGCGGTCACCGCGGCGTCCGGGCTGTCGCCGCGCCAGGTGCTCGACGCAATCAGCGAGCGCGCGCACGACCTCATGGCGCGGCACGCGCGCGTCTTCGCCGACGAGGTCCAGCCCGCGCTCGCGGCGGAGGGCATCACGCTCGTGCACTGGGACGAGCTCGAGACCCGCGAGCAGGAGCGCCTGCACAAGTTCTTCCGCAAGCAGATCTTCCCGGTGCTCACGCCGCTCGCCGTCGACCCGGCGCACCCCTTCCCGTACATCTCGGGGCTGTCGCTCAACCTCGCGGTCGTCGTGGCGAACCCGACCACGGGCAAGGAGCACTTCGCCCGGGTCAAGGTGCCGCCGCTGCTGCCGCGGTTCATCGCGGTGGACGCGCGCGGGCGCCCGAGCGCGCCGACGTCGCAGACCGCCGCCCCGGACCGCGGGCCGACGTCGTTCGTGCCCATCGAGGAGGTCATCGCCCAGCACCTCGACCACCTCTTCCCCGGCATGGAGGTGCGCGAGCACCACCTGTTCCGCGTCACGCGCAACGAGGACGTGGAGGTCGAGGAGGACGACGCCGAGAACCTGCTCCAGGCGATGGAGAAGGAGCTCCTGCGCCGGCGGTTCGGCCCGCCCGTGCGGCTCGAGCTCACGCCCGGGATCAGCCCGCGCATCCGGGCGCTGCTCGTGCGCGAGCTGGGCGTCGTCGAGGAGGAGGTGTACGAGATCCCCGAGCCGCTCGACCTCACGGGCCTCAACCTCATCGCCGACCTCGACCGCGCGGACCTGCACTTCCCGCCGTTCGTCCCCACGACGCACCGGCTCCTCGCGGAGGTCGAGAGCGCCTCGCCCACGGACGTGTTCGCCGCGATCCGCGAGCGCGACGTGCTGCTGCACCACCCCTACGACTCGTTCTCGACGTCGGTGCAGACGTTCCTCGAGCAGGCGGCGGCCGACCCGGCGGTGCTCGCGATCAAGCAGACCCTGTACCGGACGTCGGGCGACTCGCCGATCGTCGACGCGCTCATCGACGCCGCCGAGGCGGGCAAGCAGGTGCTCGCGCTCGTCGAGATCAAGGCCCGGTTCGACGAGCAGGCCAACATCTCCTGGGCGCGCAAGCTCGAGCAGGCGGGCGTGCACGTCGTGTACGGGATCGTCGGGCTCAAGACGCACTGCAAGCTCTCGCTCGTCGTGCGCCAGGAGTCGGACGGCCTGCGCCGCTACTGCCACGTCGGCACCGGGAACTACCACCCGAAGACGGCGCGCCTCTACACCGACCACGGCCTGCTCACGTGCGACCCCGACGTCGGGCAGGACCTCACGCGCCTGTTCAACCAGCTCTCCGGGTACGCGCCGCAGTCGCGGTTCCACCGCCTGCTCGTCGCGCCGCGCACCGTCCGCTCCGGCCTCGTCGAGCGGATCGACCGCGAGGCGACCGCCGCGCGCGAGGGCCACGAGGCGTGGGTCAAGATCAAGGTCAACTCCGTGGTCGACGAGACGACGCTCGACGCGCTCTACCGCGCGTCGCAGGCGGGCGTGAAGGTCGACCTCGTCGTGCGGGGCATCTGCGCCGTGCGTCCCGGCGTCCCCGGCCTGAGCGAGAACATCCGGGTGCGCTCGATCCTCGGCCGCTTCCTCGAGCACTCGCGCATCTACGCGTTCGCGAACTCCGCGGGCCCCGCGATCGGCGAGGGCCCGGACAGCGGGCCCGAGGTGTTCATCGGGTCGGCCGACCTCATGCACCGCAACCTCGACCGCCGCGTCGAGGCGCTCGTGCGCATCACGGACCCCGACCAGGTCATCGAGCTGCTCGACCTGCTCGACGCGTCGATGTCCGAGCGCACCGCGTCGTGGCACCTCGACGCCGACGGCACGTGGCACCGGCCGGAGTCCGGACCCGACGGCACGCCCCTCGTCGACCTCCAGGCGAGCCTCGTGCAGCGACAGCGCCGCCGGCTCGTCGGGAGGCGGTAG
- the mshD gene encoding mycothiol synthase codes for METAILWHTGPLIDDVEITQVHELAAAAESADGVAPLSEQPLLNLREATDDVVHLLTWRAGELAGYAQVDKRGDAPSAELVVAPAHRRHGLGFHLLGSAADRAAEPRPSDRGADHDGQPHPGAETDGEPARAPRPPLRVWAHGDLPAARGLAARAGYAVVRELLVLERPLAGPQERPAVPDGLRLRAFVPGDDDDAWVRANALAFAHHPEQGRLTVDDLRARMREDWFDAAGLLLLERDPAPGDGAPELVGFVWTKIPTGQPDGAREGEIYVVGVVPTAQGEGLGRLLTAVGLAHLADRAATTAVLYVDGDNVPAVRTYERAGFTRRAVHVQYAHPTAR; via the coding sequence GTGGAGACCGCGATCCTCTGGCACACCGGGCCGCTCATCGACGACGTCGAGATCACGCAGGTCCACGAGCTCGCCGCCGCGGCCGAGAGCGCGGACGGCGTCGCCCCCCTCTCCGAGCAGCCGCTGCTCAACCTGCGCGAGGCGACCGACGACGTCGTGCACCTCCTCACGTGGCGCGCGGGCGAGCTCGCGGGCTACGCACAGGTGGACAAGCGTGGCGACGCACCGAGCGCGGAGCTCGTCGTCGCCCCCGCGCACCGCCGGCACGGGCTCGGGTTCCACCTGCTCGGCAGCGCCGCGGACCGCGCTGCCGAGCCGCGGCCGAGCGACCGGGGCGCCGACCACGACGGGCAGCCGCACCCCGGCGCGGAGACCGACGGCGAGCCCGCCCGCGCGCCGCGCCCCCCGCTGCGGGTGTGGGCCCACGGCGACCTCCCCGCGGCCCGCGGCCTGGCCGCGCGGGCGGGCTACGCCGTCGTGCGCGAGCTGCTGGTCCTCGAACGGCCGCTCGCCGGGCCGCAGGAGCGCCCCGCCGTCCCCGACGGCCTCCGGCTGCGCGCGTTCGTGCCGGGGGACGACGACGACGCGTGGGTCCGGGCGAACGCGCTCGCCTTCGCGCACCACCCGGAGCAGGGCCGGCTCACGGTCGACGACCTGCGCGCCCGGATGCGCGAGGACTGGTTCGACGCGGCCGGGCTCCTGCTCCTCGAGCGCGACCCGGCGCCCGGCGACGGGGCGCCCGAGCTCGTCGGGTTCGTCTGGACCAAGATCCCGACCGGCCAGCCCGACGGCGCCCGCGAGGGCGAGATCTACGTCGTCGGGGTCGTCCCGACCGCCCAGGGCGAGGGGCTCGGCCGGCTGCTGACCGCCGTCGGGCTCGCGCACCTCGCCGACCGGGCCGCCACGACCGCGGTCCTCTACGTGGACGGCGACAACGTGCCCGCCGTCCGCACGTACGAGCGCGCGGGCTTCACGCGGCGCGCCGTGCACGTGCAGTACGCGCACCCGACCGCGCGGTGA
- a CDS encoding FAD-dependent oxidoreductase — protein MRDVVVVGAGQAGLSAAYHLRRAGLDPLVLDGGRGPGGAWQERWDSLTMAETHAVHDLPGVPLPAGDPAERANVAVPRYYAAYERENDLRVVRPVTVDDVSQDPDDPALLRVRATVGTGPDARGLTVRTRTLVNATGTWTRPFWPRYPGMETFRGRQLHTHDFRSAADFAGQHVVVVGGGASATQLLLQIAPHASGTTWVTRREPVWVEEEFSPELGRAAVARVAERTSAGLPPGSVVSVTGLPLSPRYRAGIASGVLRRRPMFERVTASGVEWAAGANDDGLLFQPADVILWATGFRAALDHLAPLGLRAPGGGIVLDGTTAARDLRVQLVGYGPSASTIGANRAGREAARGVLRGLGASPRRGDAAGSRRPVAA, from the coding sequence GTGCGCGACGTCGTGGTCGTCGGGGCCGGGCAGGCGGGGCTCTCCGCCGCGTACCACCTGCGGCGCGCCGGGCTCGACCCGCTCGTGCTCGACGGCGGTCGTGGCCCCGGGGGCGCGTGGCAGGAGCGCTGGGACTCGCTCACGATGGCGGAGACGCACGCCGTGCACGACCTCCCGGGCGTCCCCCTCCCGGCGGGCGACCCCGCGGAGCGCGCGAACGTCGCCGTGCCGCGCTACTACGCGGCGTACGAGCGCGAGAACGACCTGCGCGTCGTGCGCCCGGTCACGGTCGACGACGTGTCCCAGGACCCCGACGACCCTGCCCTGCTGCGTGTCCGCGCGACGGTCGGCACCGGGCCGGACGCGCGCGGGCTCACCGTGCGGACGCGCACCCTCGTCAACGCGACGGGCACGTGGACCCGGCCGTTCTGGCCCCGCTACCCGGGCATGGAGACGTTCCGCGGCCGCCAGCTCCACACGCACGACTTCCGGTCCGCCGCGGACTTCGCCGGGCAGCACGTCGTGGTCGTGGGCGGCGGGGCGTCGGCGACCCAGCTCCTGCTCCAGATCGCCCCGCACGCGTCCGGCACCACGTGGGTCACGCGCCGCGAGCCGGTGTGGGTCGAGGAGGAGTTCTCGCCCGAGCTCGGTCGCGCCGCGGTCGCGCGCGTCGCCGAGCGGACGTCCGCGGGCCTGCCGCCGGGGAGCGTCGTCTCCGTCACCGGCCTCCCGCTCTCCCCGCGCTACCGCGCGGGGATCGCGAGCGGGGTGCTGCGGCGCCGGCCCATGTTCGAGCGGGTCACGGCGTCGGGCGTCGAGTGGGCCGCGGGCGCGAACGACGACGGGCTGCTGTTCCAGCCCGCCGACGTCATCCTCTGGGCCACCGGGTTCCGCGCCGCGCTCGACCACCTCGCGCCGCTCGGCCTGCGCGCGCCCGGGGGCGGGATCGTCCTCGACGGCACGACGGCGGCCCGCGACCTCCGCGTGCAGCTCGTCGGGTACGGGCCCAGCGCGTCGACGATCGGCGCGAACAGGGCGGGTCGCGAGGCCGCGCGCGGGGTCCTCCGCGGTCTCGGGGCGAGCCCGCGGCGCGGCGACGCGGCAGGATCTCGGCGTCCCGTGGCGGCGTAA